In Pseudomonas nunensis, a single window of DNA contains:
- a CDS encoding chemotaxis protein CheW, producing the protein MTESLTAFELLLQIDQRCRVLAADLPSQPTRQDSWSGIGFRLGEHWYVAPMGEVSEVLHEPRCTQLPGVKPWVKGVANLRGRLLPIMDICAFFSDKELGHELSGGRKQRRVLVVEYKDVFAGLMVDEVYGLQHFAQDSLEAVPSNELNGAIGAFVQGRFQREQSWQVFSPFALAQSQDFMHVAV; encoded by the coding sequence ATGACCGAGTCGCTGACGGCTTTCGAACTGCTGTTGCAGATCGACCAGCGTTGTCGCGTGCTGGCGGCGGATTTGCCGTCCCAGCCAACCCGCCAGGACAGCTGGAGCGGCATCGGTTTTCGCCTGGGCGAGCACTGGTACGTCGCGCCGATGGGCGAAGTCAGCGAAGTCCTGCATGAACCGCGCTGCACCCAACTGCCCGGCGTCAAACCCTGGGTCAAGGGCGTGGCCAACCTGCGCGGGCGGTTGCTGCCGATCATGGATATCTGCGCCTTCTTTTCGGATAAAGAGCTCGGGCATGAGTTGTCGGGGGGGCGCAAGCAACGGCGGGTGCTGGTGGTGGAATACAAAGACGTGTTTGCCGGGTTGATGGTCGATGAAGTCTACGGCTTGCAGCACTTTGCCCAGGACAGCCTGGAGGCGGTGCCGTCGAACGAGTTGAACGGCGCGATTGGTGCGTTCGTCCAGGGCCGGTTCCAGCGCGAGCAGAGCTGGCAAGTGTTCAGCCCGTTTGCGTTGGCGCAGTCCCAGGATTTCATGCATGTCGCGGTGTAA
- a CDS encoding Hpt domain-containing protein — protein sequence MGDRHDYVALEWVKGEIAETLKQAHQALEQLLDDPQATHALSECLACIHQVHGSLQMVEFYGAALLAEEMEQLTAALQQNRVSHRDEAIHLLRQALGQLPIYLDRVQGARRDLPLVVLPLINDLRSARGESLLSETSLFSPQLPELSPLDDAELARLEPADLPNVLRKLRQMLQMALVGLLREQDGETNLDYLTKVFARLEALCGNAPLSPLWQVASALVEGLQKGAIANSPALRSLFKDADKELKRLLEQGMAGVNQAPPPELLKSLLFYIAKAEHPTGQMLTMKDRYGLDDALPDSAMVDEERARLAGPDRDAMRSVLAALCEELVRVKERLDLFVRSDRQHTSDLESLLAPLRQIADTLAVLGFGQPRKVIIDQLAVVLSLAQGQREPNDAILMDVAGALLYVEATLAGMVGTVEPESQEESRLPTTDLTQIHQIVIREARICLQQAKDMIVDYIDADWDRQQLQPLPALLTQVRGALAMIPLTRAASLIEACNGFIREHLLVDTDHPGWQQLDNLADVITSIEYYLERLNDDPQEADEQLLDVAENSLASLGFFPSEKLVPVLEDVLSPNEAQVMQDLQELDDPETVQSLAAVLASPVSAVNPPALNTPGSLLPPPFGEEPVDDELREVFLEETDEVLEVLHEYLPRWSANVDDAAALSELRRAFHTLKGSGRMVRALVLGEMAWAMENLLNRVLEHSVKPGLAVQQLLTDALNLLPELISEFAANAQRQRDDVDRLAARAHALAKGDESLSDEDTQDVAALDPLLLEIFRNEAETHLTSLNRFLDQAAEHVPLQASDELQRALHTLKGSASMAGVLPIAELAAPLDQLAREYKAHLIALDLDEVELLLEAEGLFRLGLRQLKTDPLAEIPDARSLIERTHALLDERLQAVLSAPNRALRVKRDPQLINNFLAQGMDILLDAESLLQRWQQHPGERQELSALLDELTTLGEGAHLADLHPVDELCEALLDLYGAVEESSLAVSDAFFHEAQSAHEALINMLDELAAGQEVSPQPERVRALRGLLDTSLDPSAMGLIRSDGSRTLSIRELGSATAELSHTATQIERDDEIVSIFLEEAVDILESAGQALQRWLSDPDNAAPLSSLQRDLHTLKGGARMAEVEAVGDLAHELENLYEGLVDRRYSHSETLARLLQTSHDRLAVLLEQLQNQKALGDPDELIAAIREFRQGNTVTAETVEPAHGHDSPGHDPELLEIFLEEGFDIIENSGAALVRWQAEPSNRQEVETLLRDLHTLKGGARMVEIAPIGDLAHELEFLYEGLSAGVLQPTAALFTLLQSSHDRLAQMLDATRAGQPCPPADRLIDAIKNFSHPVVPEAPVVAPVAAKIEVPAPDAGADMVKVSAELLDDLVNLAGETSIFRGRIEQQVNDARVALSEMETTIERMRDQLRRLDTETQGRILSRQQVEAERLGYEEFDPLEMDRHSQLQQLSRALFESASDLLDLKETLDRTNQDAENLLQQQGRINTELQEGLMRTRMVPFERMLPRLKRIVRQVSSELGKDVEFVVGNAEGEMDRNVLERMAAPLEHMLRNAVDHGLESAEVRVAAGKPAQGRITLDLAREGGDIIFDIRDDGAGVPLDAVRRKAIKRGMLAPDSDISDRDVLQFILQPGFSTAEKITQISGRGVGMDVVHEEVRQLGGSMFIDSVPGQGVHFRIRLPFTVSVNRALMVQCGEDQYAIPLNTIDGIVRVLPNELEGHYRLDPPTYKYAGQHYELCYLGELLKTSTRPKLLGQSLPLPVLLVQCNERHIAVQVDSMAGTREIVVKSLGPQFAAVQGLSGATILGDGRVVLILDLLAPIRAMQTRVPQRPVTQDVEAEPHKPLLVLVVDDSVTVRKVTSRLLERHGMNVLTAKDGVDAMLLLEDHLPDVMLLDIEMPRMDGFEVATQVRADERLQHLPIIMITSRTGQKHRDRAMAIGVNDYLGKPYQESVLLESIALWSKTHA from the coding sequence ATGGGTGATCGGCACGACTATGTGGCCCTCGAGTGGGTCAAAGGCGAGATTGCCGAAACGCTGAAGCAGGCTCATCAAGCGTTGGAACAACTGCTGGATGACCCGCAGGCGACGCACGCGCTGAGTGAGTGCCTGGCGTGCATCCATCAGGTTCACGGCAGTTTGCAGATGGTCGAGTTCTACGGCGCGGCGCTGCTCGCCGAAGAGATGGAGCAACTGACCGCTGCCCTGCAACAAAACCGCGTCAGTCATCGCGATGAAGCCATTCATCTGTTAAGACAGGCACTGGGGCAACTGCCGATCTACCTCGACCGGGTGCAAGGCGCACGCCGGGATTTGCCGCTGGTGGTGCTGCCGCTGATCAACGATTTGCGCAGCGCACGCGGCGAAAGCCTGTTGTCGGAAACCAGCCTGTTCAGCCCGCAATTGCCGGAGTTGTCGCCCCTGGACGACGCAGAACTGGCGCGGCTTGAGCCGGCAGACTTGCCCAATGTGCTGCGCAAGTTGCGGCAAATGTTGCAGATGGCCTTGGTCGGTTTGCTTCGCGAGCAGGATGGCGAAACCAATCTGGATTACCTGACCAAAGTCTTCGCCCGGCTCGAAGCGTTGTGCGGTAACGCGCCGCTGAGCCCGTTGTGGCAGGTCGCTTCGGCGCTGGTCGAAGGCCTGCAAAAAGGCGCGATAGCCAACAGCCCGGCGCTGCGCAGCCTGTTCAAGGACGCCGACAAGGAACTCAAACGCTTGCTGGAACAGGGCATGGCCGGCGTCAATCAGGCGCCGCCGCCCGAGCTGCTGAAAAGCTTGTTGTTCTACATTGCCAAAGCCGAACATCCCACCGGGCAGATGCTGACCATGAAAGATCGCTACGGACTGGACGATGCGCTGCCCGACAGCGCGATGGTCGACGAAGAACGCGCACGCCTCGCCGGCCCCGACCGCGATGCCATGCGCTCGGTGCTCGCCGCGCTGTGCGAAGAACTGGTGCGGGTCAAGGAACGCCTGGACCTGTTCGTGCGCAGCGACCGCCAGCACACCTCGGACCTCGAAAGCCTGCTCGCGCCCCTGCGGCAAATCGCCGACACGTTGGCGGTGCTCGGTTTCGGCCAGCCGCGCAAGGTCATCATCGATCAACTGGCGGTGGTGCTGAGCCTCGCCCAGGGCCAGCGCGAACCCAACGACGCGATCCTGATGGACGTGGCCGGCGCCTTGCTCTACGTCGAAGCAACGCTGGCCGGAATGGTCGGCACCGTGGAGCCGGAAAGCCAGGAAGAAAGCCGCCTGCCCACCACCGACCTGACCCAGATTCACCAGATCGTGATTCGCGAAGCGCGGATCTGCCTGCAACAAGCCAAGGACATGATCGTCGACTACATCGACGCCGATTGGGATCGCCAGCAACTGCAACCGTTGCCGGCGTTGCTGACCCAAGTGCGCGGAGCATTGGCGATGATTCCGCTGACCCGTGCCGCGAGCCTGATCGAAGCCTGCAACGGCTTTATCCGCGAACACCTGCTGGTGGATACCGATCATCCCGGCTGGCAGCAACTCGACAACCTGGCCGACGTCATCACCAGCATCGAGTACTACCTGGAACGTCTGAATGACGATCCGCAAGAGGCGGACGAACAACTGCTCGACGTCGCTGAAAACAGCCTCGCCTCACTCGGGTTTTTCCCCAGCGAAAAACTCGTGCCGGTGCTCGAAGACGTACTCAGCCCCAACGAAGCCCAGGTCATGCAGGACCTGCAAGAACTGGACGATCCCGAAACCGTGCAATCCCTGGCCGCGGTGTTGGCCAGCCCGGTTTCCGCCGTCAACCCGCCCGCCCTGAACACCCCGGGCAGCCTGTTGCCGCCGCCGTTCGGCGAAGAACCGGTGGACGATGAACTGCGGGAAGTCTTCCTCGAAGAAACCGACGAAGTCTTGGAAGTGCTGCACGAATACCTGCCGCGCTGGTCGGCCAACGTTGACGACGCCGCTGCGTTGAGCGAACTGCGCCGCGCCTTTCACACCTTGAAAGGCAGTGGCCGGATGGTCCGCGCATTAGTGCTGGGCGAAATGGCCTGGGCCATGGAAAACCTGCTCAATCGGGTGCTGGAACACAGCGTTAAGCCTGGGCTCGCGGTGCAACAACTGCTGACCGATGCACTGAATCTGTTGCCGGAACTCATCAGCGAATTCGCCGCCAATGCCCAGCGCCAGCGCGACGACGTGGACCGCTTGGCTGCCCGCGCGCATGCCTTGGCCAAGGGCGATGAATCGCTGTCCGACGAGGACACTCAAGACGTCGCCGCACTCGATCCGTTGTTGCTGGAGATCTTCCGCAACGAGGCCGAAACCCACCTCACCAGCCTCAATCGCTTCCTTGATCAAGCCGCCGAACACGTGCCGCTGCAAGCCAGCGACGAGTTGCAACGCGCCTTGCACACCCTCAAGGGCAGCGCCTCGATGGCTGGCGTATTGCCAATTGCCGAGCTGGCCGCGCCGCTGGATCAATTGGCCCGCGAGTACAAGGCGCACTTGATTGCTCTGGACCTGGATGAAGTCGAATTGCTGCTGGAAGCCGAAGGGCTGTTTCGCCTCGGTTTGCGTCAGCTCAAGACCGATCCGCTCGCGGAGATTCCCGACGCCCGCTCGCTGATCGAACGCACCCATGCGCTGCTGGACGAACGCCTGCAAGCCGTCCTCAGCGCGCCAAACCGGGCGTTGCGGGTCAAGCGCGATCCGCAACTGATCAACAACTTTCTGGCCCAGGGCATGGACATCCTGCTCGACGCCGAAAGCCTGTTGCAGCGTTGGCAGCAGCACCCCGGCGAGCGCCAGGAACTCAGCGCGTTGCTCGACGAACTGACCACCCTTGGCGAAGGCGCGCACCTCGCCGATCTGCACCCGGTGGATGAGCTCTGCGAAGCCTTGCTCGACCTGTATGGCGCGGTGGAAGAGAGCAGCCTGGCGGTCAGCGACGCGTTTTTCCATGAGGCGCAAAGTGCCCACGAAGCGCTGATCAACATGCTCGACGAACTGGCCGCCGGCCAGGAAGTCAGCCCGCAACCGGAACGTGTGCGGGCCTTGCGCGGGTTGCTCGATACCAGCCTCGACCCGTCGGCCATGGGCCTGATTCGCAGCGATGGCAGTCGCACCCTGAGCATTCGCGAACTCGGTAGCGCCACCGCTGAGCTTTCGCACACCGCGACGCAGATTGAACGCGACGACGAGATCGTTTCGATCTTCCTCGAAGAAGCCGTGGATATCCTCGAAAGCGCCGGCCAGGCCTTGCAGCGCTGGTTGAGCGACCCGGACAACGCCGCGCCGCTGTCGTCCTTGCAGCGAGATTTGCACACCCTCAAGGGCGGCGCGCGGATGGCCGAGGTCGAGGCGGTCGGTGACCTCGCTCATGAGTTGGAAAACCTTTACGAAGGTTTGGTGGACCGTCGTTACAGCCACAGCGAAACCCTGGCGCGGCTGCTGCAAACCAGTCACGACCGCTTGGCGGTGCTGCTTGAGCAACTGCAAAACCAGAAAGCGCTGGGTGATCCGGACGAGCTGATCGCGGCGATTCGCGAGTTTCGCCAGGGCAATACCGTCACCGCTGAAACCGTCGAACCGGCCCACGGACATGATTCACCGGGGCATGACCCGGAACTGTTGGAAATCTTCCTCGAAGAAGGTTTCGACATCATCGAAAACTCTGGCGCGGCGCTGGTGCGCTGGCAGGCCGAGCCGTCGAACCGTCAGGAAGTCGAAACCCTGCTGCGGGATCTGCACACGCTGAAGGGCGGCGCGCGGATGGTGGAAATCGCCCCGATCGGCGATTTGGCCCATGAGCTGGAATTCCTCTACGAAGGCCTGTCGGCGGGCGTGCTGCAACCGACGGCGGCGCTGTTCACGCTATTGCAAAGCAGCCACGACCGCTTGGCGCAGATGCTCGACGCCACCCGCGCCGGCCAGCCTTGCCCGCCAGCGGATCGACTGATCGATGCGATCAAAAACTTCAGCCATCCAGTCGTTCCCGAAGCCCCGGTCGTCGCGCCGGTGGCTGCCAAGATTGAAGTGCCGGCGCCTGACGCTGGCGCCGACATGGTCAAGGTCTCGGCCGAACTGCTCGACGATCTGGTCAACCTTGCCGGGGAAACCTCGATCTTCCGTGGACGCATCGAACAGCAGGTCAACGATGCCCGCGTCGCGCTGAGCGAAATGGAAACCACCATTGAGCGGATGCGCGACCAGTTGCGCCGCCTCGACACCGAAACACAGGGCCGGATTCTCAGCCGTCAGCAAGTCGAAGCCGAACGCCTGGGCTACGAAGAATTCGATCCGCTGGAAATGGACCGCCACTCGCAATTGCAGCAACTGTCCCGGGCGCTGTTCGAATCCGCCTCCGATTTGCTCGACCTCAAGGAAACCCTCGACCGGACCAATCAGGACGCGGAAAACCTGCTGCAACAGCAGGGCCGCATCAACACCGAATTGCAGGAAGGCCTGATGCGCACGCGCATGGTGCCGTTCGAACGGATGCTGCCGCGCTTGAAACGCATCGTCCGTCAGGTGTCCAGCGAGTTGGGCAAGGACGTGGAGTTCGTAGTCGGCAACGCCGAAGGCGAGATGGATCGCAACGTGCTGGAGCGCATGGCCGCGCCGCTGGAGCACATGCTGCGCAACGCTGTGGATCACGGTTTGGAATCCGCTGAAGTGCGGGTCGCGGCGGGGAAACCGGCGCAGGGTCGTATTACGCTGGACCTCGCGCGCGAGGGCGGCGACATCATTTTCGACATCCGCGATGACGGCGCCGGCGTGCCGCTGGACGCGGTGCGGCGCAAGGCAATCAAGCGCGGCATGCTCGCGCCGGACAGCGACATCAGCGACCGCGACGTGCTGCAGTTCATCCTGCAACCGGGGTTCTCCACCGCCGAGAAAATCACCCAGATTTCCGGGCGCGGCGTCGGCATGGACGTGGTGCATGAAGAAGTGCGGCAGCTCGGTGGCAGCATGTTTATCGATTCTGTGCCGGGGCAGGGTGTGCATTTCCGCATTCGTTTGCCGTTTACCGTGTCGGTCAACCGGGCGCTGATGGTGCAATGCGGTGAGGATCAATACGCGATCCCGTTGAACACCATCGACGGCATCGTCCGCGTGCTGCCCAACGAACTCGAAGGCCATTACCGCCTCGATCCGCCGACCTACAAATACGCCGGGCAGCACTATGAACTGTGCTACCTCGGCGAACTGCTGAAAACCAGCACCCGCCCGAAACTGCTGGGCCAGAGCCTGCCGTTGCCGGTGTTGCTGGTGCAATGCAACGAACGGCACATCGCGGTGCAGGTTGATTCGATGGCCGGCACGCGCGAGATCGTGGTCAAAAGCCTCGGCCCGCAATTTGCGGCGGTGCAGGGCTTGTCCGGGGCGACGATTCTCGGCGATGGCCGGGTGGTGCTGATTCTGGATTTGCTGGCGCCGATCCGTGCCATGCAAACCCGCGTGCCGCAACGGCCGGTGACCCAGGATGTCGAGGCTGAGCCGCACAAGCCATTGCTGGTGTTGGTGGTGGACGACTCGGTGACCGTGCGCAAAGTCACCAGCCGTTTGCTCGAACGCCACGGCATGAACGTGCTGACCGCCAAGGACGGGGTCGACGCCATGCTGCTGCTCGAAGATCACCTGCCCGACGTGATGCTGCTGGACATCGAAATGCCGCGCATGGACGGCTTCGAAGTCGCCACCCAAGTGCGCGCCGACGAACGTTTGCAGCACCTGCCGATCATCATGATCACCTCGCGCACCGGCCAGAAACACCGCGACCGCGCCATGGCCATCGGCGTCAACGACTACCTCGGCAAGCCGTACCAGGAATCGGTGCTGCTCGAAAGCATCGCCCTGTGGAGCAAAACCCATGCTTGA
- a CDS encoding chemotaxis protein CheW → MLEHRTSNLTGLLLPLADRNLILPNVAVAELIDYQAAAFDLDTPPWYLGLVTWRDRQIPLLSFESACGNKVVIGERVRIVILNALGGRPELKFIALLVQGIPRSYKLDSQLSYVDVPLCPLEQAAVQVGEQVAKVPDLLALEELLVSAGLV, encoded by the coding sequence ATGCTTGAGCATCGCACCAGCAACCTCACAGGGCTGTTGCTGCCCCTGGCGGACCGCAACTTGATCCTGCCCAACGTCGCCGTCGCGGAGTTGATCGACTATCAGGCGGCCGCTTTCGATCTTGATACGCCGCCGTGGTATCTGGGTTTGGTGACGTGGCGGGATCGGCAGATTCCGTTGCTCAGCTTTGAGTCGGCGTGTGGCAACAAAGTGGTGATTGGCGAGCGCGTGCGCATCGTCATCCTCAATGCCCTCGGTGGGCGGCCGGAGTTGAAATTCATTGCGCTGCTGGTGCAGGGGATTCCTCGGTCTTACAAACTGGATAGCCAGTTGAGCTATGTGGATGTGCCGTTGTGTCCGTTGGAACAAGCGGCGGTGCAGGTGGGGGAGCAAGTGGCCAAAGTGCCGGATTTGCTGGCGCTGGAAGAGTTGCTTGTGAGTGCGGGATTGGTCTGA
- a CDS encoding methyl-accepting chemotaxis protein — translation MTKAKTGKPEGSRSRSQIIVLFIALIIFIMLLFANFAYLNTQATYDKQYIGHAGELRVLSQRIAKNATEAAAGKAAAFKLLSDARNDFAQRWGYLKKGDPSTGLPPAPSTVRPEMRAVQLDWERLLKNTDAILSSEQTVLSLHQVAATLAETVPQLQVEYEKVVEILLQRGAPAAQVAMAQRQSLLAERILGAVNTVLSGDENSQQAADAFGRDAARFGQVLTGMLQGNPALKVSQVEDKDARARLTEISELFEFVSGSVDEILETSPELFKVRESATSIFTLSQTLLDEASHLATGFENLAGGRNTDTIGGYVLGLLALMSIILIGLVMVRETNRQLQETAEKNERNQNAIMRLLDEIEDLADGDLTVTASVTEDFTGTIADSINYSVDQLRDLVATINLTAGQVAAAVQETQATAMHLAQASEHQAQQISEASTAINDMAQSIDQVSANAAESSAVAERSVEIANKGNEVVHNTIHGMDNIREQIQDTAKRIKRLGESSQEIGDIVSLIDDIADQTNILALNAAIQASMAGDAGRGFAVVADEVQRLAERSSAATRQIETLVRAIQTDTNEAVISMEQTTTEVVRGARLAQDAGVALEEIEGVSKTLAALIQSISNAAQQQTSSAGQISLTMNVIQQITTQTSSGSTATAESIGNLAKMASQLRRSVSGFTLPTEPKQATDNA, via the coding sequence ATGACAAAAGCAAAAACAGGCAAGCCAGAAGGGTCGCGCAGCCGTTCGCAGATCATCGTGCTGTTTATCGCGCTGATCATCTTCATCATGCTGCTGTTCGCCAACTTCGCTTACCTCAATACCCAGGCCACCTACGACAAACAGTACATCGGCCACGCCGGTGAGCTGCGCGTGTTGTCCCAGCGTATCGCCAAGAACGCCACCGAAGCCGCCGCCGGCAAGGCTGCCGCGTTCAAGTTGCTCAGCGACGCGCGCAACGATTTCGCCCAGCGCTGGGGTTACCTGAAGAAGGGCGACCCGAGCACCGGTCTGCCGCCCGCACCGTCCACCGTGCGCCCGGAAATGCGCGCCGTGCAACTGGACTGGGAACGCCTGCTGAAAAACACCGACGCCATTCTCTCCAGCGAACAGACCGTGCTGTCCCTGCATCAGGTCGCCGCGACCCTGGCCGAAACCGTGCCGCAGTTGCAGGTCGAGTACGAAAAAGTCGTCGAAATCCTCCTTCAACGTGGCGCTCCGGCGGCCCAAGTGGCGATGGCCCAGCGTCAGTCGTTGCTGGCGGAACGGATTCTCGGCGCAGTAAATACCGTGCTGTCCGGCGACGAAAACTCCCAGCAAGCCGCCGACGCCTTCGGCCGCGATGCCGCACGTTTCGGCCAAGTGTTAACCGGCATGCTCCAGGGCAACCCGGCACTGAAAGTCAGCCAGGTCGAAGACAAGGACGCACGCGCACGTTTGACCGAAATCTCCGAACTGTTCGAATTCGTCTCCGGTTCGGTGGATGAAATCCTCGAAACCTCGCCCGAGCTGTTCAAGGTCCGCGAGTCGGCGACCAGCATCTTCACCCTGTCGCAAACCCTGCTCGACGAAGCCTCGCACCTGGCCACCGGCTTCGAAAACCTGGCCGGCGGGCGCAACACCGACACCATCGGCGGCTACGTGCTGGGCTTGCTGGCGTTGATGTCGATCATCCTCATCGGTCTGGTGATGGTCCGTGAAACCAATCGCCAACTTCAGGAAACCGCCGAGAAGAACGAGCGCAACCAGAACGCGATCATGCGTCTGCTCGACGAAATCGAAGACCTCGCCGACGGCGACCTGACTGTGACCGCCTCGGTGACCGAAGACTTCACCGGCACCATCGCCGACTCGATCAACTATTCCGTCGATCAACTGCGCGATCTGGTGGCGACCATCAACCTCACCGCCGGGCAAGTCGCCGCCGCCGTGCAGGAAACCCAGGCCACCGCGATGCATCTGGCCCAGGCCTCGGAACATCAGGCTCAACAGATCAGCGAAGCCTCGACGGCGATCAACGACATGGCCCAGTCCATCGATCAGGTCTCGGCCAACGCCGCCGAATCCTCTGCGGTGGCTGAGCGTTCGGTGGAAATCGCCAACAAGGGCAACGAGGTGGTGCACAACACCATCCACGGCATGGACAACATTCGCGAACAGATCCAGGACACCGCCAAACGCATCAAGCGTCTTGGCGAGTCTTCCCAGGAAATCGGCGACATCGTCAGCCTGATCGACGACATTGCCGACCAGACCAACATCCTCGCGCTCAACGCGGCAATCCAGGCCTCCATGGCCGGTGACGCCGGGCGCGGGTTTGCCGTGGTGGCCGACGAAGTGCAGCGGCTGGCCGAGCGCTCGTCCGCCGCGACCCGACAAATTGAAACCCTGGTCCGGGCGATCCAGACTGATACCAATGAGGCGGTGATCTCCATGGAGCAGACCACCACCGAAGTGGTGCGCGGCGCGCGGCTGGCGCAGGATGCCGGTGTGGCCCTGGAAGAAATCGAAGGCGTGTCGAAGACTCTCGCGGCGCTGATCCAGAGCATTTCCAACGCGGCGCAGCAACAGACGTCGTCGGCCGGGCAGATTTCCCTGACCATGAACGTGATCCAGCAGATCACCACGCAGACGTCGTCCGGCTCCACGGCGACCGCCGAAAGCATCGGCAACCTGGCGAAAATGGCCAGTCAGTTGCGGCGCTCGGTCTCGGGCTTCACCTTGCCGACCGAGCCCAAGCAGGCCACGGACAACGCGTGA
- the gshB gene encoding glutathione synthase, whose product MSVRVGIVMDPIASISYKKDSSLAMLLAAQKRGWELFYMEQKDLYQGEGEARARMRPLKVFANPEKWFELEAETDALLSDLDVILMRKDPPFDMEFVYSTYLLEQAERAGVLVVNKPQSLRDCNEKLFATLFPQCTPPTVVSRRADVLREFAAKHGDVILKPLDGMGGTSIFRHRAGDPNLSVILETLTALGTQQIMGQAYLPAIKDGDKRILMIDGEPVDYCLARIPAAGETRGNLAAGGRGEARPLSDKDRWIAAQVGPTLREKGLLFVGLDVIGEHLTEINVTSPTCIREIDNAFGTDIGGLLMDAIEKKLQAASLKPQA is encoded by the coding sequence ATGAGCGTTCGCGTCGGGATTGTCATGGACCCTATCGCCAGCATTTCCTATAAAAAGGATAGCTCGCTGGCCATGCTGCTGGCTGCGCAGAAGCGCGGCTGGGAACTGTTCTATATGGAACAGAAGGATTTGTACCAGGGCGAAGGTGAAGCACGGGCGCGGATGCGACCGCTGAAAGTCTTCGCCAACCCTGAGAAGTGGTTCGAACTGGAAGCCGAGACCGACGCGCTGCTCAGCGATCTAGACGTGATCCTGATGCGCAAGGATCCGCCGTTCGACATGGAATTCGTTTACTCCACGTACCTGCTGGAGCAAGCCGAGCGCGCCGGCGTGCTGGTGGTCAACAAGCCGCAGAGCCTGCGCGACTGCAACGAAAAGCTGTTCGCCACGCTGTTCCCGCAGTGCACGCCGCCGACCGTGGTCAGCCGCCGCGCCGACGTGTTGCGTGAATTCGCCGCCAAGCACGGCGATGTGATCCTCAAGCCGCTGGATGGCATGGGCGGTACCTCGATCTTCCGTCACCGCGCGGGCGATCCGAACCTGTCGGTGATTCTGGAAACCCTGACCGCGCTGGGCACCCAGCAGATCATGGGCCAGGCCTATCTGCCGGCGATCAAGGATGGCGACAAACGCATCCTGATGATCGACGGCGAGCCGGTGGATTACTGCCTGGCGCGGATTCCGGCGGCTGGCGAAACCCGTGGCAACCTCGCGGCCGGTGGTCGTGGCGAAGCCCGTCCGCTGAGCGACAAGGATCGCTGGATCGCCGCACAAGTCGGCCCGACCCTGCGTGAGAAAGGCCTGCTGTTCGTTGGCCTGGATGTGATCGGCGAGCACCTGACCGAAATCAACGTCACCAGCCCGACTTGCATTCGCGAGATTGATAACGCCTTCGGCACCGACATTGGTGGCCTTTTGATGGATGCCATAGAGAAGAAGCTGCAAGCTGCAAGCCTCAAGCCGCAAGCTTGA
- the pilG gene encoding twitching motility response regulator PilG, which produces MEQHSSALKVMVIDDSKTIRRTAETLLKNVGCEVITAIDGFDALAKIADNHPGIIFVDIMMPRLDGYQTCALIKNNSAFKSTPVIMLSSKDGLFDKAKGRIVGSDQFLTKPFSKEELLNAIQAHVPGFAAVLPQ; this is translated from the coding sequence ATGGAACAGCATTCCAGCGCCTTGAAGGTCATGGTGATCGATGATTCGAAGACGATCCGCCGCACCGCCGAAACGCTGCTGAAAAACGTAGGCTGTGAAGTCATCACGGCCATCGACGGTTTCGATGCGCTGGCCAAGATTGCCGACAATCATCCGGGCATTATCTTTGTCGACATCATGATGCCGCGTCTGGATGGTTATCAGACCTGCGCTTTAATCAAGAACAACAGTGCGTTCAAGTCCACGCCAGTGATTATGCTGTCGTCCAAGGACGGGCTGTTCGACAAGGCCAAGGGGCGCATCGTCGGCTCCGACCAGTTTTTGACCAAGCCTTTCAGCAAGGAAGAACTGCTGAACGCGATTCAGGCCCATGTTCCGGGCTTCGCCGCCGTTTTGCCGCAGTAG
- the pilH gene encoding twitching motility response regulator PilH: protein MARILIVDDSPTEMYKLTGMLEKHGHEVLKAENGADGVALARQEKPDAVLMDIVMPGLNGFQATRQLTKDPETGHIPVIIITTKDQETDKVWGTRQGAKDYLTKPVDEDTLIKTLNNVLAG, encoded by the coding sequence ATGGCACGTATTCTGATCGTCGATGATTCGCCGACTGAAATGTACAAACTGACCGGCATGCTGGAAAAGCACGGTCATGAAGTGTTGAAAGCCGAAAACGGCGCCGACGGCGTGGCCCTGGCCCGCCAGGAAAAACCCGACGCCGTGCTGATGGACATCGTCATGCCCGGTCTCAACGGTTTCCAGGCCACCCGCCAGTTGACCAAAGACCCGGAAACCGGGCACATCCCGGTGATCATCATCACCACCAAGGATCAGGAAACCGACAAGGTCTGGGGCACGCGCCAGGGCGCCAAGGACTACCTGACCAAACCGGTCGATGAAGACACCCTGATCAAAACCCTGAACAACGTGCTGGCCGGTTGA